The following are encoded in a window of Solidesulfovibrio magneticus RS-1 genomic DNA:
- a CDS encoding class I SAM-dependent methyltransferase: MEFWESSFRDKQEMWGMEPADSALVALELFKHNGSQKILIPGFGYGRNAKVFLDNGLDVTGIEISETAIRLAKEHYGNSFKIHHGAVDAMPFDSELYDGIFCYALIHLLDAKERSNLIRNCYEQLAPNGLMIFLTISKLDARYGKGKELRKDTFETAHGVTLFFYDEESAKREFGPYGLINFAEWTEPAATMENKPRQHFCQILCKKNTSP; encoded by the coding sequence GTGGAATTCTGGGAATCAAGCTTCAGAGACAAGCAAGAAATGTGGGGAATGGAGCCTGCGGATTCCGCCCTCGTCGCGCTGGAGTTATTCAAGCACAACGGATCACAAAAGATCTTAATACCGGGCTTCGGATACGGCAGGAACGCCAAAGTATTCCTGGACAACGGACTAGACGTCACCGGCATTGAGATTTCGGAAACCGCTATCCGCTTGGCAAAAGAACACTACGGCAACAGCTTCAAGATTCACCACGGCGCCGTTGACGCTATGCCTTTTGACTCCGAATTGTACGATGGAATATTTTGCTATGCCTTAATACACCTATTAGACGCCAAAGAACGATCAAATCTGATAAGAAATTGCTACGAGCAACTTGCGCCCAATGGACTCATGATTTTTCTGACCATATCAAAACTTGACGCCAGATACGGGAAGGGAAAAGAACTACGCAAAGACACCTTCGAGACAGCGCATGGCGTGACGCTGTTCTTCTACGATGAAGAATCCGCGAAACGAGAATTTGGGCCCTATGGATTGATCAATTTTGCGGAGTGGACGGAACCGGCTGCAACCATGGAGAACAAACCGAGGCAACATTTTTGCCAGATACTTTGCAAAAAGAACACGTCGCCATAA
- a CDS encoding CopG family ribbon-helix-helix protein, whose translation MPAQTHITPTSIKLPGELRDRLQNLAKARKRTPHALMLQALETYVTREEQWEALRQEALAAHEAFMLTGLHVSAKEADDWLAELEAGNDVEPPQCHI comes from the coding sequence ATGCCGGCGCAAACGCACATAACACCGACGAGTATTAAACTTCCCGGCGAATTGCGAGATCGGCTTCAAAATCTCGCAAAGGCTCGAAAACGCACGCCTCACGCCCTCATGCTTCAAGCACTGGAAACGTATGTGACCAGGGAAGAACAGTGGGAAGCCTTGCGCCAGGAAGCCCTGGCCGCGCATGAGGCATTCATGCTGACGGGTCTGCATGTGTCGGCCAAAGAAGCGGACGATTGGCTCGCCGAACTGGAAGCAGGGAACGATGTCGAGCCGCCTCAATGCCACATTTAA
- a CDS encoding type II toxin-antitoxin system RelE/ParE family toxin, which produces MPHLKLVWTPSALLGVQRAYRFLAAKDRAAAQAAVGTIRKYAALLEKFPNAGRPADDLDPEHRELLIPFGASGYVLIYEVHAEIILVLAVRHQKEAGY; this is translated from the coding sequence ATGCCACATTTAAAACTGGTGTGGACACCTTCCGCGCTCCTGGGCGTTCAGCGGGCCTACCGTTTCCTTGCCGCAAAGGACAGGGCCGCAGCGCAGGCCGCCGTGGGGACCATCAGGAAATACGCTGCTCTTCTGGAAAAATTTCCAAACGCCGGCCGTCCGGCTGATGATCTAGACCCCGAACACCGAGAATTGCTTATTCCGTTCGGCGCGTCCGGGTATGTGCTGATCTACGAGGTTCACGCCGAAATTATCCTGGTGCTGGCCGTGCGCCACCAAAAAGAAGCCGGATACTGA
- a CDS encoding hydantoinase/oxoprolinase family protein, with the protein MLCGIDVGGTHTDAVLIGPEGVVACAKLPTNHDDLLASIREALSSIVAVAGPAAIDRLTLSTTLTTNAIIEGTADAVGVLVSGGPGIDPEAYRQGGHYHVLAGAIDHRGRETAAVDLDAAKAAVDAWLAEGLRAFAAVTKFSTRCPDQELALRDLLAGRADCVSLGHEFSGRLGFGRRIATACLNSAVWRVYNRFCDAVEQSVADLGMTAAISVLKADGGTMPLSVSRTQPVQSILSGPAASVMGIIAVCDIAEDSVILDIGGTTTDIAVFAAGAPLIENEGIAIDGRPTLVRALRTRSIGVGGDSAVTVSRLAIEVGPRRFGPPMALGGKVPTLIDALNVQNVIAVGDPRASYQGLLDAATPHGFDPEEVAEAAILNAVNQIRSEVAAVVREINDRPVYTIFELLEGRQVRPTRVYVMGGPALALSALLQDAFSEEVIVPESFAVANAIGAALARPTFSVELFADTAAGRLTIPSLGVARSVSGNYSQAAAEGEAGASLRDYLASIGADVDDAPIETVELSSFPMVEGQELAGHNIRVACQVRPGVSGAYKQAVSKQC; encoded by the coding sequence ATGCTTTGCGGCATCGACGTCGGCGGCACGCACACGGACGCGGTCCTCATCGGCCCGGAAGGGGTCGTTGCTTGCGCCAAGCTGCCCACCAACCATGACGATCTCCTCGCCTCCATACGCGAGGCGCTTTCCAGCATCGTGGCCGTGGCCGGGCCGGCCGCCATTGATCGCCTGACGCTGTCCACCACGCTCACCACCAACGCCATCATCGAAGGCACGGCCGACGCCGTGGGCGTCCTCGTCTCCGGCGGCCCAGGCATCGATCCCGAGGCCTACCGCCAGGGCGGGCATTACCATGTCCTGGCCGGGGCCATCGACCACCGGGGCCGCGAAACCGCCGCCGTGGACCTCGACGCGGCCAAGGCCGCCGTGGACGCCTGGCTGGCCGAGGGGCTGCGCGCCTTTGCCGCGGTCACCAAATTTTCCACCCGCTGCCCGGACCAGGAGCTGGCCCTACGCGACTTGCTGGCCGGCCGGGCCGACTGCGTGTCGCTGGGGCACGAATTTTCCGGCCGCCTGGGCTTTGGCCGGCGCATCGCCACGGCCTGCCTCAACAGCGCCGTGTGGCGCGTTTACAACCGCTTTTGCGACGCCGTGGAACAGTCCGTGGCCGACCTGGGCATGACCGCCGCCATAAGCGTGCTCAAGGCCGACGGCGGCACCATGCCGCTGTCGGTCTCCCGCACCCAGCCCGTGCAGTCCATCCTGTCCGGCCCGGCCGCCTCGGTCATGGGCATCATCGCCGTGTGCGACATCGCCGAGGATTCGGTCATCCTCGACATCGGCGGCACCACCACCGACATCGCCGTGTTCGCCGCCGGCGCGCCGCTTATCGAAAACGAAGGCATCGCCATCGACGGCCGCCCGACCCTGGTGCGCGCCCTGCGCACCCGCTCCATCGGCGTTGGCGGCGATTCGGCCGTCACCGTCTCCAGGCTGGCCATCGAGGTCGGCCCGCGCCGCTTCGGCCCGCCCATGGCCCTGGGCGGCAAGGTTCCGACGCTTATAGATGCGCTAAACGTCCAAAACGTCATCGCCGTGGGCGATCCCCGGGCCTCCTACCAGGGGCTGCTCGACGCCGCCACGCCCCATGGCTTCGATCCCGAGGAAGTGGCCGAGGCCGCCATCCTCAATGCCGTCAACCAGATCCGCTCGGAAGTGGCGGCCGTTGTGCGCGAAATTAACGACCGCCCGGTCTACACCATCTTCGAGCTGCTGGAAGGCCGGCAGGTACGCCCCACCCGGGTCTACGTCATGGGCGGGCCGGCCCTCGCCCTTTCCGCCCTGCTCCAGGACGCCTTTTCCGAGGAAGTCATCGTGCCCGAGAGCTTTGCCGTGGCCAACGCCATCGGCGCGGCCTTGGCCCGGCCGACCTTTTCCGTGGAGCTTTTCGCCGATACCGCCGCCGGACGCCTGACCATTCCCTCGCTGGGCGTGGCCCGGTCCGTGTCCGGCAACTACAGCCAGGCGGCGGCCGAGGGCGAGGCCGGGGCCAGCCTGCGCGACTATCTCGCCTCCATCGGGGCCGACGTCGACGACGCGCCCATCGAAACCGTGGAGCTGTCGTCGTTTCCCATGGTCGAGGGCCAGGAGCTGGCCGGCCACAACATCCGCGTGGCCTGCCAGGTGCGCCCGGGCGTTTCGGGGGCCTACAAACAGGCGGTGTCCAAGCAATGCTGA
- a CDS encoding histone deacetylase family protein: MLKARHPLGIVFFPAYDWAISPTHPERQERLLYTQDQLREEGVFDIPGITELKPDLATAEDVARVHFCFPDVPAVTTTSHLISAGGAIRAARTVMEKEAERAFALVRPPGHHAMKVVHGSRGFCNINIEAVMVEWLRERYGPLRVAIVDTDCHHGDGTQDVYWNDPDTLFISLHQDGRTLYPGTGFPLELGGPRALGTTVNVPLPPGTSDQGFLFAMREVVMPLIEDFKPDLVINSAGQDNHFSDPITDMAFSAQGYAQLTELLGADIAVLEGGYAIQGALPYVNLGLVLSMAGLDYSHVREPGFDPAAVRQSDKVTGYIEDVCRDIVKEARHPRGPGKGETVNGWFSRRKTLYYDTDAITEYQTESVRLCDHCRGVVKYETESTRNPLCLGVEAPIGACEHCVDEAYRIYEAGQIKGEYRHLALMDRVGKNYLSFTG; encoded by the coding sequence ATGCTGAAAGCCCGCCATCCGCTCGGGATCGTCTTTTTCCCGGCCTACGACTGGGCCATCTCGCCCACCCACCCCGAGCGCCAGGAACGCCTGCTCTACACCCAGGACCAGTTGCGCGAGGAAGGCGTCTTCGACATCCCGGGCATAACCGAACTCAAGCCCGACCTGGCCACCGCCGAAGACGTGGCCCGGGTGCATTTCTGCTTTCCCGACGTGCCGGCCGTCACCACCACCTCCCACCTCATTTCCGCCGGCGGGGCCATCCGGGCCGCCCGCACGGTCATGGAAAAGGAAGCCGAGCGCGCCTTTGCCCTGGTGCGGCCGCCCGGACACCACGCCATGAAGGTGGTCCACGGCTCGCGCGGGTTTTGCAACATCAACATCGAAGCGGTGATGGTGGAATGGCTGCGGGAGCGCTACGGCCCCCTGCGCGTGGCCATCGTGGACACCGACTGCCATCATGGCGACGGCACCCAGGACGTCTACTGGAACGACCCGGACACGCTCTTTATTTCCCTGCACCAGGACGGCCGCACGCTCTATCCCGGCACCGGCTTTCCCCTGGAACTCGGCGGGCCAAGAGCGCTTGGGACCACGGTCAACGTGCCCCTGCCGCCCGGCACCTCGGACCAGGGCTTCCTTTTCGCCATGCGCGAAGTGGTCATGCCGCTCATCGAGGACTTCAAGCCCGATCTGGTCATCAACTCCGCCGGCCAGGACAACCACTTCTCCGACCCCATCACGGACATGGCCTTCTCGGCCCAGGGCTATGCCCAATTGACCGAACTGCTCGGGGCGGACATCGCCGTGCTGGAAGGCGGCTACGCCATCCAGGGCGCGCTGCCCTACGTCAATCTGGGGCTGGTGCTGTCCATGGCGGGGCTGGATTACAGCCACGTGCGCGAACCCGGCTTCGACCCGGCGGCGGTGCGCCAAAGCGACAAGGTGACCGGCTACATCGAGGACGTGTGCCGCGACATCGTGAAGGAAGCCCGCCACCCGCGCGGTCCGGGCAAGGGCGAGACGGTGAACGGCTGGTTTTCGCGCCGCAAGACGCTCTACTACGACACCGACGCCATCACGGAATACCAGACCGAGTCGGTGCGCCTGTGCGACCACTGCCGGGGCGTGGTGAAGTATGAGACGGAATCCACGCGAAACCCGCTGTGCCTGGGCGTGGAAGCGCCCATCGGGGCCTGCGAACACTGTGTGGATGAAGCCTATCGCATCTACGAGGCCGGCCAGATCAAGGGCGAATACCGCCATCTGGCGCTCATGGACCGGGTGGGCAAGAACTACCTGAGCTTTACGGGCTAA